In Gossypium arboreum isolate Shixiya-1 chromosome 5, ASM2569848v2, whole genome shotgun sequence, a single genomic region encodes these proteins:
- the LOC108452678 gene encoding probable 2-oxoglutarate-dependent dioxygenase AOP1: MSSTTQAMVPVIDFSNQNPKAGSPEWDLVKSQVREALEGYGCFAALFDPILELRKAVFGALQEVFDLPLQTKKLCVSDKPFRGYSCSPSGVFQSMAVDDAHIAENIEQCLTTSLWTQGNISFSKTLASFIQLTSELEKTILKMILESFGLEKYMDELTDIASYQLRIMKYEKPKANEQTIGVPAHCDSNMMTLLYQNEVNGLEIQNKDGEWMNLKLSPNSFIVIIGECLCVWLNGRLSSPYHRVLMKGNDDRYSLGLFATVRGGYMVKVPTELVDDKNPMLFKPHDHEEFLKYFSSEVAKGVVKSGAAISRLKTYCAV, from the exons ATGAGCTCAACAACTCAGGCAATGGTTCCAGTCATAGATTTCTCAAACCAAAACCCGAAAGCGGGCAGCCCCGAATGGGATTTAGTGAAATCCCAAGTTCGGGAAGCACTGGAGGGGTACGGTTGTTTCGCAGCTTTGTTTGATCCAATCCTGGAGCTACGAAAGGCCGTATTTGGGGCTTTGCAAGAGGTCTTTGACTTGCCTTTACAAACAAAAAAACTGTGTGTTTCCGACAAGCCCTTTCGTGGCTATTCGTGTTCTCCATCTGGTGTGTTTCAAAGCATGGCGGTGGATGATGCTCATATTGCTGAAAACATTGAACAATGCCTCACCACCAGTTTATGGACTCAAGGAAATATAAGTTTCAG TAAAACTCTGGCATCTTTCATTCAACTAacatcagagttagaaaagacaATTTTGAAGATGATTTTGGAGAGTTTTGGGCTTGAGAAATACATGGATGAGCTCACTGACATCGCAAGCTATCAACTGAGGATCATGAAATATGAAAAGCCAAAAGCCAACGAGCAAACCATTGGGGTACCGGCACACTGTGACTCTAATATGATGACCCTTTTGTATCAAAACGAGGTTAATGGATTGGAGATTCAAAACAAAGATGGTGAATGGATGAATTTGAAGCTTTCCCCCAACTCTTTCATAGTCATAATTGGAGAGTGCCTTTGC GTATGGTTAAATGGTCGATTGTCTTCGCCTTATCATCGTGTCTTGATGAAGGGTAACGATGATAGGTATAGCCTTGGACTGTTTGCAACTGTAAGAGGAGGCTACATGGTAAAGGTTCCAACTGAGCTTGTGGATGACAAAAACCCCATGCTCTTCAAACCTCATGATCATGAAGAATTTTTGAAATATTTCTCCTCCGAAGTCGCTAAAGGTGTTGTTAAATCTGGGGCTGCTATATCTCGTCTTAAAACTTATTGTGCTGTCTAA
- the LOC108451699 gene encoding probable 2-oxoglutarate-dependent dioxygenase AOP1, whose amino-acid sequence MSSKTQAMVPVIDFSNQNLKAGSPEWDFVKSQIREALEEYGCFEALFDPILELRKAVFGALQEVFDLPLETKKLCVSDKPFRGYSCSPSGLFQSMAVDDAHIAENIEQCLTTSLWPQGNISFSKTLASFIQLTSDLEKKILKMILESFGLEKYMDELTDTTNYQLRIMKYEKPKTNEQTMMAPAHCDQNMMTLLYQDEVNGLEIQNKYGEWMNMKLSSSSFIVMIGECLSVWLNGRLSSPYHRVMMKGNDDRYSLGLFTRPREGYVIKVPNELVDDNNPILFKPHDHEEFLKIFSSEMAKADFKSGVVISRLKAYCSV is encoded by the exons ATGAGCTCAAAAACTCAGGCAATGGTTCCAGTCATAGATTTCTCAAACCAAAACCTGAAAGCGGGCAGCCCCGAATGGGATTTCGTGAAATCCCAAATTCGGGAAGCACTCGAGGAGTACGGTTGTTTCGAGGCTTTGTTTGATCCAATCCTGGAGCTTCGAAAGGCAGTATTTGGGGCTTTGCAAGAGGTCTTTGACTTGCCATTAGAAACAAAAAAACTGTGTGTTTCGGACAAGCCCTTTCGTGGCTATTCGTGTTCTCCATCTGGTTTGTTTCAAAGCATGGCGGTGGATGATGCTCATATTGCTGAAAACATTGAACAGTGCCTCACCACCAGTTTATGGCCTCAAGGAAATATAAGTTTCAG TAAAACTCTGGCATCTTTCATTCAACTAACATCagatttagagaagaaaattttgAAGATGATCTTGGAGAGTTTTGGGCTTGAGAAATACATGGATGAGCTCACTGACACCACAAATTATCAACTGAGGATCATGAAATATGAAAAGCCAAAAACCAACGAGCAAACCATGATGGCACCTGCACACTGTGACCAAAATATGATGACCCTTTTGTATCAAGACGAGGTTAATGGATTGGAGATTCAAAACAAATATGGTGAATGGATGAATATGAAGCTTTCATCCAGCTCTTTCATAGTCATGATTGGAGAGTGCCTTAGC GTATGGTTAAATGGTCGATTGTCTTCGCCTTATCATCGTGTCATGATGAAGGGTAACGATGATAGGTATAGCTTGGGACTATTTACAAGGCCAAGAGAAGGCTACGTAATAAAAGTTCCAAATGAGCTTGTCGATGACAACAATCCCATTCTTTTCAAACCTCATGACCATGaagaatttttgaaaattttctcctCCGAAATGGCTAAAGCTGATTTTAAATCTGGGGTTGTTATATCTCGTCTTAAAGCTTATTGTAGTGTCTAA
- the LOC108451698 gene encoding uncharacterized protein LOC108451698, whose protein sequence is MGFWGIIPVLLVNESIDWGPRPFKFVNAWFKKKDCMSLIEREWFGMGCLRRKIAIKLRKLKGVLKKWNVEDGNMLENRIIESESRIKEIDEASEKRKLTVKELEELKYLNTELWESIRFKESIWRQKSRMTWLKEGDANSAFFYRAVKIKAKRKMVFSLRIRGRCFKDPKEMKEGLFNYFKN, encoded by the coding sequence ATGGGATTTTGGGGCATTATACCAGTCTTGTTGGTCAATGAGTCGATCGATTGGGGGCCTAGGCCTTTTAAGTTTGTAAATGCTTGGTTTAAAAAGAAAGATTGTATGAGTTTGATTGAAAGGGAATGGTTTGGAATGGGATGTTTAAGAAGGAAAATAGCTATTAAGCTGCGAAAATTGAAGGGAGTCCTGAAGAAATGGAATGTTGAAGATGGAAACATGCTGGAAAATAGAATTATCGAAAGTGAAAGTAGAATAAAGGAGATTGATGAAGCAAGCGAAAAAAGGAAGTTGACAGTGAAGGAATTGGAAGAGCTAAAATATTTGAACACCGAGCTTTGGGAATCAATAAGATTCAAAGAATCCATTTGGCGACAGAAATCGAGAATGACATGGTTAAAAGAAGGGGATGCCAACAGTGCTTTTTTCTATAGAGCCGTGAAAATCAAAGCTAAGAGGAAAATGGTGTTTAGCTTAAGAATTAGGGGTCGGTGTTTCAAGGATCCTAAAGAAATGAAAGAGGGGCTGTTCAATTATTTCAAAAATTAG